From Halotia branconii CENA392, the proteins below share one genomic window:
- a CDS encoding cation:proton antiporter, with protein MAAEHNLILDLTTVLGASALGGYLANRLRQPVLLGYLISGLIVGPFGFKLLSDVPRIQSLASIGVAFLLFALGVEFSLAELKRVKNIAIQGSLLQIGLTTTFVALLTILLGWAEGITQGIFLGAVLSLSSTAVVLKTLAERGETNTLHGQVMLAILIAQDLALGLMLAILPALNQPESIGLALGSALLKVLVFLAAAIAFGKWIVPSLISNVAATESTELFILTVIALCLGVAIVTAKLGLSIEMGAFVAGLMVSEIDYADHALAKVLPLRDTFACLFFASIGMLIDPGVLIQNLGLILALVILVMLGKAMIILPIILKFGYSLKTAIITSLGINQIGEFSFVLALAGLELKLISERNYLLLLGTTAITLVLTPMWLNISPHLASRLIQMPFFTQYLQQFAEPKILSIPESISGHVVVAGYGRVGQVLVKILQNQGYLVLVIENSEAAIQRLRMQQIPYIFGDADSELVLEKIHLETAKALAIALPDPASSRLLLQRALAIAPELDIIARSHHNSEIDLLTQMGAKEVVQPEFEAALELGAHLLATLGEPVNQIRTVISNIRTDRYRSIRPEQ; from the coding sequence ATGGCAGCCGAACATAACTTGATTCTTGATTTAACAACTGTTTTAGGAGCCTCAGCCTTGGGAGGATATCTAGCCAACCGACTGCGTCAACCTGTTTTGCTAGGTTATTTAATCAGCGGGTTAATAGTGGGGCCTTTTGGCTTCAAGCTGTTAAGTGATGTGCCACGAATCCAATCTTTGGCATCAATTGGTGTGGCTTTCTTGTTGTTTGCTTTGGGTGTTGAATTTTCTTTGGCAGAATTGAAACGAGTTAAAAATATTGCTATTCAGGGAAGTCTGCTGCAAATTGGGTTAACCACAACATTTGTAGCATTGTTAACTATTTTACTAGGTTGGGCTGAGGGAATTACCCAAGGAATTTTTTTAGGAGCAGTTCTTTCGCTTTCCTCTACAGCGGTAGTATTAAAAACTTTGGCTGAAAGAGGCGAAACGAATACACTCCACGGTCAAGTCATGCTAGCAATTTTAATTGCCCAGGATTTAGCATTGGGTTTAATGTTAGCGATTTTACCTGCTTTGAATCAGCCGGAAAGTATTGGCTTGGCGTTAGGTAGTGCTTTGCTAAAAGTTTTGGTCTTTTTAGCAGCAGCGATCGCCTTTGGTAAATGGATAGTGCCAAGTTTAATTAGCAACGTCGCCGCTACTGAGAGTACTGAACTCTTTATCCTGACTGTGATTGCTTTATGTTTGGGGGTAGCTATAGTCACAGCTAAACTTGGCCTTTCCATCGAAATGGGTGCATTTGTTGCTGGGTTAATGGTTTCGGAGATTGACTATGCAGATCATGCACTCGCTAAAGTTCTACCTTTAAGAGATACCTTTGCTTGTCTGTTCTTTGCCTCGATTGGTATGCTGATCGATCCTGGTGTTTTAATCCAAAATTTGGGGCTAATTTTGGCACTGGTAATTTTAGTGATGTTGGGTAAAGCGATGATTATTTTGCCCATCATTTTGAAATTTGGCTACTCTCTCAAAACTGCTATTATTACTAGTCTTGGCATTAATCAAATTGGGGAGTTCTCTTTTGTCTTAGCTTTGGCGGGTTTGGAACTCAAGCTAATTTCAGAGAGAAATTATCTTTTGCTGTTAGGCACAACGGCAATTACCCTGGTTCTCACCCCAATGTGGCTTAACATTTCTCCTCATCTAGCATCTCGCTTAATCCAAATGCCATTTTTTACTCAGTACCTACAGCAATTTGCAGAACCCAAAATTTTATCTATTCCAGAAAGTATTAGTGGTCATGTTGTTGTTGCAGGTTATGGAAGAGTTGGACAAGTCCTGGTCAAAATTTTACAAAATCAGGGATATTTGGTTTTAGTAATTGAAAATAGTGAAGCTGCCATTCAAAGACTAAGAATGCAACAAATCCCCTATATTTTTGGTGATGCTGATTCCGAACTTGTGCTAGAGAAAATTCATTTAGAAACAGCAAAAGCCTTGGCAATTGCTCTACCCGATCCTGCTAGTTCTCGTTTGCTGTTACAACGGGCTTTAGCGATCGCTCCGGAATTGGATATAATTGCACGCTCACATCATAATAGTGAAATTGACCTTTTAACTCAAATGGGCGCTAAAGAAGTCGTACAGCCAGAATTTGAGGCAGCACTAGAGTTAGGCGCTCATTTATTAGCAACTTTAGGCGAGCCAGTCAATCAGATCCGCACAGTTATTAGTAATATTCGCACCGATAGGTACCGCAGTATTCGACCGGAACAATAA